In the genome of Neodiprion pinetum isolate iyNeoPine1 chromosome 2, iyNeoPine1.2, whole genome shotgun sequence, one region contains:
- the not gene encoding ubiquitin carboxyl-terminal hydrolase 22, with amino-acid sequence MSDHGCIHLNNFKAAKGIQPYKVIHSYFVTSTSTEARVRKAVSCLCHTCKTYKDRLHSCLHCIFFGCYSKGHIQEHAKTKKHFLAVDLCYGNILCFQCGDYVYDRELTAVAKSQWSQSARSLSLGEFYRAWEPTQVEADLLRKNPRRRRIVENSTIGLRGLINLGSTCFMNCIVQALIHTPLLRDYFLADRHHCPQPSRCLVCEVSHLFQEFYSGNKAPLTLHKLLHLIWTHARHLAGYEQQDAHEFFIATLDVLHRHCEAAPILVKDNPHHCNCIIDQIFTGGLQSDVVCQACNGVSTTIDPFWDISLDLGPTAGASGPDSSGPPTSLLDCLERFTRAEHLGSSAKIKCSNCQTYQESTKQLTMKQLPIVASFHLKRFEHSSIQDKKISTFIAFPEQLDMTPFMSHKRNGNNNTTIDSFPKNGEDTAFGDNRYSLFAVINHEGSLETGHYTAFIRQQRDQWFKCDDHLITRAKLKDVLTSEGYLLFYHKQILEYGKNSKV; translated from the exons ATGAGCGATCATGGCTGCATAcacttgaataatttcaaagcaGCCAAGGGGATACAGCCGTACAAAGTAATACACTCCTATTTCGTGACCAGCACTTCGACCGAGGCACGCGTAAGGAAG GCAGTGAGCTGCTTGTGTCACACCTGTAAAACTTACAAGGATCGCCTTCACTCGTGTTTGCactgcattttttttggcTGTTATTCGAAAGGACACATACAAGAACATGCCAAGACCAAAAAACATTTTCTAG CCGTTGATCTATGCTACGGCAACATATTATGCTTCCAATGTGGGGACTACGTGTACGACAGGGAATTAACAGCGGTTGCAAAGTCACAGTGGAGCCAGTCGGCGAGGTCACTTAGTTTGGGAGAGTTTTATAGAGCCTGGGAACCGACGCAAGTTGAGGCGGacttgttgagaaaaaatccaCGACGTCGACGTATCGTGGAAAATTCCACTATAG gtCTGAGAGGTCTGATAAACCTCGGTAGTACTTGTTTCATGAACTGCATAGTGCAGGCGTTGATACATACGCCTCTTCTTCGAGACTATTTTCTAGCTGATCGACATCATTGTCCCCAGCCAAGCCGTTGTCTTGTTTGTGAAGTATCGCACCTTttccaagaattttattccgGCAACAAGGCTCCCTTGACACTTCATAAACTGCTTCATCTAATTTGGACACACGCCAGGCATTTAGCTGGCTATGAACAGCAAGATGCACATGAATTCTTTATTGCAACGCTAGATGTACTCCACAGGCACTGCGAGGCTGCCCCTATTTTGGTCAAAGACAACCCTCATCATTGTAATTGTATTATAGATCAAATATTTACCGGAGGATTGCAGAGTGATGTTGTCTGCCAAGCGTGCAA TGGAGTATCGACTACGATTGATCCTTTTTGGGACATCTCCCTGGACTTGGGCCCCACTGCTGGAGCATCGGGGCCTGACAGTTCCGGTCCACCTACCTCGTTATTAGACTGCCTAGAACGTTTTACACGTGCCGAACACTTGGGATCAAGTGCGAAGATAAAATGTAGTAATTGCCAAACTTACCAGGAAAGCACAAAACAATTAACTATGAAACAGCTACCCATTGTTGCCAGCTTTCACTTGAAGAGATTCGAACATTCTAGCATTCAGGATAAAAAGATATCGACCTTTATAGCCTTCCCTGAACAGTTGGACATGACTCCTTTTATGTCTCATAAAAGAAACGGTAATAACAACACCACGATAGATAGCTTTCCGAAAAATGGCGAAGATACTGCCTTCGGTGATAACAGGTATTCGCTCTTCGCTGTTATCAACCACGAGGGATCGTTGGAAACTGGTCATTACACAGCGTTTATTAGACAGCAGAGAGATCAGTGGTTCAAATGTGACGATCATCTAATAACTAGGGCAAAATTGAAGGACGTGTTAACTAGCGAAGG GTACCTCCTTTTTTATCACAAGCAGATCCTCGAGTATGGAAAAAACAGTAAAGTATAA
- the LOC124211681 gene encoding protein yellow-like, whose translation MLRLALLACLTTTFVVAHAPFSVIFQWKTISYNWPPEYSEKDARYHYIPENNPIAGIKLWKDNMYLTIPRWKSGVPVTLARTPSTPVKDERGLNITKPKLDAYPSWDMQLPGDCNAFQSVQSMEIDPQGRMWVLDTGRTETMGEHPTAKCPPRLVILDLDNGGAVLKEFKFPDDVARHNSSYLNDIVLDHQNGGYAYISDSGLEPAIIVYSLKDDKARKVTHETMKAQPDAVRFVVAGTNVIQSVNVDGIALSPPGPNRTLYYSPLSSFNLYSIPVEVLQNSSIIDVQNYVVDLGNKISQSDGMVMSNTGVLYYGLLADDAIAMWNTSTSQPFATGRRTISRDHLLTQWPDTFGFDEKARLWCVVNSLQNFLNNKVDVTQYNYRIISSNAMQRSYQYLPNNTAPELPVITAAAGQIRIAMSTVFTILLVFLAC comes from the coding sequence ATGCTCAGGCTCGCGTTGCTCGCTTGTCTAACGACGACGTTTGTCGTCGCACACGCGCCGTTCTCAGTGATCTTCCAATGGAAGACCATAAGTTACAACTGGCCGCCAGAATACTCCGAAAAGGACGCTCGTTACCACTACATACCGGAGAACAATCCAATCGCTGGTATTAAGTTGTGGAAGGATAACATGTACCTGACGATACCTCGGTGGAAGAGCGGGGTTCCAGTCACCCTTGCAAGGACACCGTCAACTCCGGTGAAGGACGAGAGAGGCTTGAACATCACCAAGCCGAAGCTGGACGCTTATCCGAGCTGGGACATGCAGTTGCCGGGCGATTGCAACGCGTTCCAATCAGTGCAGAGCATGGAGATCGACCCTCAGGGTAGAATGTGGGTCCTGGACACGGGACGAACCGAGACGATGGGCGAACATCCGACTGCCAAGTGTCCGCCACGTCTGGTTATATTGGACCTGGATAACGGAGGTGCGGTTTTGAAGGAATTCAAATTCCCCGACGATGTCGCTCGCCACAACTCTTCCTACTTAAACGACATCGTTCTCGACCATCAGAACGGCGGCTACGCCTACATATCGGACAGCGGACTCGAACCCGCGATCATAGTTTACTCCCTGAAGGACGACAAGGCTCGGAAGGTCACCCACGAGACCATGAAGGCCCAACCCGATGCGGTGAGGTTTGTGGTCGCAGGCACAAACGTCATCCAGTCCGTCAACGTCGACGGCATCGCTCTTTCGCCCCCGGGACCAAACAGGACGCTTTACTACTCGCCGCTGTCTTCGTTCAATCTCTACTCCATTCCCGTCGAGGTCTTGCAAAACAGCTCGATAATCGACGTTCAAAATTACGTCGTAGATCTGggcaacaaaatttcacagagCGACGGTATGGTCATGTCAAACACCGGTGTTCTTTACTACGGTCTTTTGGCCGACGACGCCATCGCAATGTGGAACACTTCGACAAGTCAGCCCTTCGCTACCGGACGGAGAACCATCTCCAGGGATCATCTTCTCACCCAGTGGCCCGACACTTTTGGTTTCGACGAAAAGGCTCGACTTTGGTGCGTCGTCAACAGTCTTCAGAACTTTTTGAACAATAAGGTCGATGTAACTCAGTATAACTACAGAATCATATCCAGTAACGCTATGCAGAGGAGTTATCAGTACTTACCCAACAACACGGCTCCGGAACTTCCAGTTATCACTGCCGCTGCTGGTCAAATTCGAATCGCGATGTCCACCGTATTTACCATCCTTCTCGTCTTTCTAGCgtgttaa
- the LOC124211682 gene encoding dopaminechrome tautomerase-like codes for MIRLTFLACLLTIVVTEYPPLEVNFQWNVIKYSDRVTDNEVVKDSPNSYIAANNVISGIKLWKDYIYLTIPRRKSGVPVTLARIPLSATKAKNVTGPDLEAYPSWDMQLAGDCNAFQSVQSMEIDPQGRMWVLDTGRTETMADYQATKCPPRLVILDLENGGAVLRNIEFPQEIAAHNSSNLNDIVLDHQDGGYAYISDSGPEPAIIVYSLKDNKAHKVTHNSMKAESDAITFVVSDTTVKEPINIDGIALSPPEPNRTLYYSSVSSIHLYAIPVKVLQNSSVRNVQKYVVDVGRKTSQTSGMVMSNTGVLYYGLLADDAIAMWDTVANQIFASGPRKMYRNHQLLQWPDTFAFHENGRLWWVTNRFQNFLNNKVNGNEINYRIISSNVMQKSYQYFPNGTAPELPIITAAAGQIRIAISTAFAILLVFVAC; via the coding sequence aTGATCAGGCTCACGTTCTTAGCTTGTCTGCTGACGATCGTAGTCACAGAATATCCACCGTTGGAAGTGAATTTCCAATGGAATGTCATAAAGTACAGTGACCGGGTGACAGACAATGAAGTTGTGAAAGACTCTCCTAACTCGTATATAGCGGCAAACAATGTTATATCTGGTATAAAGCTGTGGAAGGATTACATTTATCTGACGATACCCCGACGGAAGAGTGGAGTTCCAGTCACCCTTGCGAGGATTCCATTGTCTGCGACGAAGGCCAAGAACGTCACCGGTCCGGACCTGGAAGCTTATCCGAGTTGGGACATGCAGTTGGCGGGCGATTGCAACGCGTTCCAATCAGTGCAGAGCATGGAGATCGACCCTCAGGGTAGAATGTGGGTCCTGGACACTGGACGGACAGAGACGATGGCCGATTACCAGGCTACAAAGTGTCCGCCACGTCTGGTGATATTGGACCTGGAGAACGGAGGGGCGGTGTTGAGGAATATCGAATTCCCTCAAGAGATTGCTGCTCACAACTCTTCCAACCTGAACGACATCGTTCTCGACCACCAGGATGGCGGGTACGCCTATATATCAGACAGTGGACCCGAACCCGCGATCATAGTTTACTCTCTAAAGGACAACAAGGCTCACAAGGTCACTCATAATTCCATGAAGGCCGAGTCCGACGCGATAACGTTTGTGGTGTCAGACACCACCGTCAAGGAGCCCATCAACATCGACGGCATCGCTCTTTCGCCTCCGGAACCAAACAGGACGCTTTACTACTCGTCGGTCTCTTCGATTCATCTCTACGCCATTCCGGTCAAGGTCTTGCAAAACAGCTCTGTACGAAATGTCCAGAAGTACGTGGTTGACGTGGGTAGAAAAACTTCCCAGACCAGCGGCATGGTTATGTCAAACACCGGGGTTCTTTACTACGGTCTTTTGGCCGACGACGCCATCGCAATGTGGGACACCGTGGCTAATCAGATCTTCGCTAGTGGGCCGAGAAAAATGTACAGGAATCATCAGCTCCTCCAGTGGCCCGATACCTTCGCTTTTCATGAAAATGGTCGACTTTGGTGGGTCACCAACAGGTTTCAGAACTTTTTGAACAATAAGGTTAACGGAAATGAGATTAACTACAGAATCATATCCAGTAACGTTATGCAAAAGAGTTATCAGTACTTCCCCAACGGCACTGCGCCGGAACTTCCAATAATCACTGCCGCTGCTGGTCAAATTCGAATCGCTATATCCACTGCATTTGCCAttctcctcgtcttcgtcGCTTGttga